From a single Oceanobacillus kimchii X50 genomic region:
- the rhaM gene encoding L-rhamnose mutarotase — translation MKRKGFIMTVYPDKHDEYEKRHNEIWPEMVEELKQHGARNYSIFLDKQTNQLFGYIEIENEEKWDKMAKTSINQKWWEFMKPVMKTNSDNSPVSIDLKEVFHMD, via the coding sequence ATGAAGCGAAAAGGGTTCATTATGACGGTCTATCCGGATAAGCATGATGAATATGAAAAACGACATAATGAAATTTGGCCGGAAATGGTCGAGGAACTAAAGCAACATGGCGCCCGCAATTACTCGATCTTTTTAGATAAACAAACGAACCAATTATTTGGTTATATAGAAATAGAAAATGAAGAAAAATGGGACAAGATGGCGAAAACTTCAATCAATCAAAAGTGGTGGGAGTTTATGAAGCCAGTTATGAAAACGAATTCAGATAATAGTCCTGTATCAATAGATTTAAAAGAAGTTTTCCATATGGACTAG
- a CDS encoding MFS transporter: protein MGKQRFAAKNVTGWKATIAIAMANYIEAGSIIAAASSLTLWQAYLGFDSLGVGLLSALSANALGAAIGALIGGPLTDKYGRKIIFSYDLLVYMIGVALIAASVNFPMLLIGTIITGIAVGAGVPVSWTYIAEESPKKKRAAHVGAAQLAWSIGPMITFALAVLVAPLELLGSRLIFIHLFIVAGVALYIRRGLPESKIWEEQKAKDDADKAKGIVKKGTLKELFTLKPNREALFLLLGIYLFWNLTAGAMGYFMPYIYENVGGLSNMQANLLQSFLWMFTVLTTFFIFMKLGDKMSRKTLFTIGALMGVAAWIILTFMPMTWPTLIAFVILWGSAAGIGAQAFYALWTSELFPTRYRATAQGFMYFIVRTGIALWSVALPVIMDTLGFVVAGIVMIIFLVIHLVIGVVLAPDTRGKTLTEIEEERYGKERIAN from the coding sequence ATGGGGAAGCAAAGATTTGCGGCTAAAAACGTGACTGGCTGGAAAGCGACTATTGCAATTGCGATGGCGAATTATATTGAAGCTGGATCAATTATTGCTGCAGCTAGTAGTCTTACATTATGGCAAGCCTACCTTGGGTTTGATAGTTTAGGAGTTGGGTTGCTTAGTGCACTTAGTGCGAACGCTTTAGGTGCAGCAATTGGTGCACTTATTGGAGGGCCCTTAACAGATAAATATGGAAGAAAAATAATTTTTAGTTATGATTTATTAGTTTATATGATTGGTGTTGCTTTGATTGCAGCATCTGTAAACTTCCCAATGTTGTTAATTGGTACGATCATTACTGGTATTGCGGTGGGGGCCGGAGTTCCGGTTTCTTGGACTTATATTGCTGAAGAGTCACCAAAGAAAAAAAGAGCCGCGCATGTTGGGGCCGCTCAGTTAGCCTGGTCGATTGGACCAATGATTACATTTGCTTTAGCAGTACTTGTAGCGCCGTTAGAGTTATTGGGATCTAGATTAATCTTTATTCACTTATTTATCGTTGCTGGTGTAGCTTTGTATATTCGTAGGGGTCTTCCAGAATCTAAGATTTGGGAAGAACAAAAAGCGAAAGACGATGCGGATAAAGCAAAAGGTATTGTTAAAAAAGGTACTTTAAAAGAGTTATTTACACTGAAACCAAATAGAGAAGCTTTATTCTTATTACTTGGTATTTACTTATTTTGGAACTTAACAGCGGGAGCGATGGGATATTTTATGCCATACATTTATGAAAATGTAGGTGGTTTAAGTAATATGCAAGCAAACTTATTACAATCGTTCCTATGGATGTTCACCGTGTTAACCACTTTCTTTATCTTCATGAAATTAGGGGATAAAATGAGTCGTAAAACATTGTTTACGATTGGTGCACTTATGGGTGTGGCTGCCTGGATAATCTTAACGTTTATGCCAATGACTTGGCCGACGCTGATTGCCTTTGTTATTTTGTGGGGATCTGCAGCTGGTATTGGTGCTCAAGCATTTTATGCACTTTGGACGAGCGAATTATTCCCAACAAGATATCGTGCAACCGCACAAGGATTTATGTACTTTATTGTACGAACAGGAATTGCGCTTTGGTCAGTCGCGTTACCAGTAATTATGGACACGTTAGGATTTGTAGTTGCAGGGATTGTAATGATTATATTCCTCGTTATCCATTTAGTTATTGGAGTTGTTTTAGCACCTGATACTAGAGGTAAAACATTAACAGAAATTGAAGAAGAGCGTTATGGCAAAGAGCGAATAGCAAATTAA
- a CDS encoding phosphotransferase family protein translates to MSDLTESMKAWVLDHFPEDSFITTINCLKGSTTATLFELTIGHPDKMENQVVLRQYNKLDTVGKNEAIAWVENEAKSLVVANSLRVSSPKLIGIDKYGEVSGYSLLLMSKLPGKVELNPYSMSAWLEKLAITLVKIHKNDINNFSSKHYRYQQSDDLNIPVWSQNPEIWKALFEIAKQPEPMYDPIFIHRDFHPVNVLWQDGEVTGVVDWANGCIGHAGIDLGHCRWNLAMIYGVYEADLFLEYYLNHAGSRFRYDMYWDNVSLMDVFMDRPSVYPGWAEFGRKEITKEVLIERMDQYALSLFNRIKQ, encoded by the coding sequence ATGTCAGATTTAACTGAATCGATGAAGGCGTGGGTATTAGATCATTTTCCAGAGGATTCATTTATTACGACAATTAATTGTTTGAAAGGGAGTACTACTGCTACTTTATTTGAACTAACAATAGGACATCCTGATAAGATGGAAAACCAAGTGGTATTAAGACAATATAATAAACTTGATACTGTGGGGAAAAATGAAGCAATTGCGTGGGTGGAAAACGAAGCGAAAAGTTTGGTCGTAGCTAATTCATTGCGGGTCAGTAGTCCAAAATTAATTGGAATAGATAAGTATGGTGAAGTAAGTGGATATTCACTGTTATTAATGAGCAAGTTACCTGGGAAAGTGGAATTAAACCCGTATTCCATGTCGGCATGGCTTGAAAAGCTTGCCATAACGTTAGTTAAGATACACAAAAACGATATAAATAATTTTTCAAGTAAACATTATCGCTATCAACAATCAGATGATCTAAACATTCCAGTTTGGTCTCAAAATCCAGAAATTTGGAAAGCGTTATTTGAAATTGCAAAGCAACCAGAACCAATGTATGATCCAATATTTATTCATCGTGATTTTCATCCTGTAAATGTGCTGTGGCAAGATGGGGAGGTGACTGGTGTAGTTGATTGGGCAAATGGTTGTATCGGACATGCAGGTATTGATCTTGGACATTGTCGTTGGAATTTAGCAATGATTTATGGTGTGTATGAAGCAGATCTTTTCTTAGAGTACTATTTAAACCATGCCGGAAGTAGATTTCGATATGATATGTATTGGGATAATGTTTCTCTGATGGATGTTTTTATGGATAGACCATCTGTTTATCCTGGATGGGCAGAGTTTGGACGGAAGGAAATAACAAAAGAGGTCTTAATTGAGAGAATGGATCAATATGCTCTATCTTTATTCAATAGAATAAAACAGTAA
- the rhaA gene encoding L-rhamnose isomerase encodes MDVNQNYEQAKKQYEKWGVNVEDALEKLKQISISIHCWQGDDVTGFEVNQQELSGGIDVTGNYPGKATTPEELRNDLDKALSLIPGNHRINLHAIYAETNGEAVERDEIEPKHFENWVKWAKENGLGLDFNPTLFSHPKADDGLTLAHPNKEIRDFWIRHTIASRKIAAYMGKELGTSALTNIWVPDGYKDIPSDRLTPRKRLEDSLNQIFEEEIDKEYNVDAVESKLFGIGSEAYVVGSHEFYMGYALKNDKLCLLDTGHYHPTEMVSNKISSMLLYSDELALHVSRPVRWDSDHVVILDDELREIGLEIVRNDALDKVRIGLDFFDASINRIAAWTIGTRNMIKSLLYALLTPNEHLKQLQEEGNFTDRLAIMEELKTYPFGAIWDYYCESMDVPVGESWLKDVKEYEKEVLSKR; translated from the coding sequence ATGGACGTGAACCAAAATTATGAACAAGCGAAGAAACAATATGAAAAATGGGGAGTTAATGTTGAGGATGCATTAGAGAAGTTGAAACAAATTTCGATTTCAATTCATTGTTGGCAAGGAGATGACGTGACAGGATTTGAAGTCAATCAACAGGAATTATCCGGGGGTATCGATGTAACTGGAAATTACCCAGGTAAAGCAACTACACCAGAAGAATTAAGGAATGACCTTGATAAAGCTTTATCACTTATTCCCGGTAACCACCGAATCAATCTACATGCGATTTATGCAGAAACAAATGGAGAAGCGGTGGAACGTGATGAGATTGAGCCTAAGCATTTTGAGAACTGGGTTAAATGGGCAAAAGAAAACGGGTTAGGACTAGACTTTAACCCAACATTATTTTCTCATCCAAAAGCAGATGACGGCTTAACGTTAGCGCATCCAAATAAAGAAATTCGAGATTTTTGGATTCGTCATACGATTGCCAGCCGTAAAATCGCAGCTTACATGGGGAAAGAGTTAGGAACTTCTGCATTAACAAACATCTGGGTTCCAGATGGGTATAAAGATATACCAAGTGATCGTCTGACGCCGAGAAAACGTCTAGAAGATTCACTAAACCAAATCTTTGAAGAGGAAATAGATAAGGAATATAACGTTGATGCAGTAGAGAGCAAATTATTTGGAATAGGATCTGAAGCGTATGTAGTAGGATCACATGAGTTTTATATGGGCTATGCATTGAAGAACGATAAATTATGTCTACTAGATACAGGACATTATCATCCTACAGAAATGGTATCTAATAAAATTTCTTCGATGCTATTATATAGTGATGAATTAGCTTTACATGTATCTAGACCAGTTCGTTGGGATAGTGATCATGTTGTTATATTAGATGATGAGTTGCGTGAAATTGGCTTGGAAATTGTCCGAAATGATGCCTTAGATAAAGTAAGAATCGGCCTAGATTTCTTTGATGCAAGTATTAACCGAATTGCCGCTTGGACAATTGGTACTCGTAATATGATTAAATCGTTATTATACGCGTTATTAACCCCGAATGAGCACTTAAAACAATTACAAGAAGAAGGTAATTTCACCGATCGTTTAGCCATAATGGAAGAATTAAAAACTTATCCATTTGGGGCTATTTGGGATTACTACTGTGAATCTATGGATGTGCCAGTTGGAGAGTCATGGTTAAAAGATGTAAAAGAATATGAAAAAGAAGTTTTATCTAAGCGATAA
- the aldA gene encoding aldehyde dehydrogenase, whose amino-acid sequence MSELKAITTYQMYINGEFVHASSNETLDVTNPATEEVISKVPKASLEDTRRAIDGSVQAQKEWAKLPSSERATYLFAISKEIRSNIDEYAKIISEEMGKPLDQAVVEVSVTAEYFEYIAGWARKYEGEIVPSDRENENILVFKQPIGVVAGILPWNFPFFLIARKAAPAILSGNTIVIKPSSVSPNNALAFAKILDKVGLPKGVINIVTGSGSVVGEELSKNEKIGMISLTGSTEAGSRVMEKASKNITKVSLELGGKAPSIVMEDADIDLAVKSVLDSRIINTGQVCNCTERVYVHEDVADEFIEKITKAMSNVSYGNPLGDEQVDMGPLSNEAGLKNVEDMVNRAVENGATVLTGGNRVNTDAGYYYEPTVLTNVDNSFEIMKEEVFGPVLPIATFTSLDEAIELANDCQYGLTSAIFTNNVNYMMRASNELEFGETYVNRESFEAIQGFHAGWKKSGIGGADGKHGLEEFLQTHVVYIQYK is encoded by the coding sequence ATGTCAGAATTGAAAGCGATAACAACATATCAAATGTACATTAATGGAGAGTTTGTCCATGCTAGTAGTAATGAAACACTTGACGTTACAAATCCTGCAACAGAGGAAGTAATTTCGAAAGTTCCAAAAGCTAGCTTAGAAGATACTAGAAGAGCAATCGATGGGTCTGTACAAGCGCAAAAAGAGTGGGCAAAGCTTCCATCAAGCGAACGAGCAACTTATTTATTTGCAATAAGTAAGGAGATCAGATCAAACATTGATGAATATGCAAAGATTATTTCTGAGGAAATGGGGAAACCTCTTGATCAAGCTGTTGTAGAGGTCAGTGTTACTGCTGAGTACTTTGAATATATTGCTGGTTGGGCGAGAAAGTATGAAGGTGAAATCGTACCAAGTGATAGAGAGAATGAAAACATCCTTGTATTCAAACAACCAATTGGTGTTGTAGCTGGTATATTACCTTGGAATTTCCCATTCTTCTTAATTGCACGAAAAGCTGCACCTGCAATATTATCTGGAAATACGATTGTAATTAAACCAAGTAGTGTTTCTCCTAATAATGCTTTAGCTTTTGCAAAGATTTTAGATAAAGTCGGTTTACCAAAAGGTGTTATTAATATAGTTACTGGCTCAGGAAGCGTTGTTGGTGAAGAATTGTCTAAAAACGAAAAAATCGGAATGATAAGCTTAACAGGAAGTACAGAAGCTGGTTCAAGAGTAATGGAGAAAGCATCGAAAAATATCACAAAAGTGTCTCTTGAATTGGGGGGTAAAGCGCCTTCGATAGTTATGGAGGACGCAGATATTGACTTGGCTGTAAAATCCGTTCTTGACTCTCGAATCATCAATACGGGACAGGTTTGTAACTGTACAGAAAGAGTCTATGTACATGAAGATGTGGCTGATGAATTTATTGAAAAAATTACAAAAGCGATGTCCAATGTTAGTTATGGCAATCCTCTTGGAGATGAACAAGTCGATATGGGACCACTATCAAATGAAGCAGGTCTTAAAAATGTAGAAGACATGGTTAATCGTGCAGTAGAAAATGGCGCAACTGTATTAACAGGTGGAAACCGAGTAAATACTGATGCTGGATACTATTATGAACCTACTGTACTTACAAATGTCGATAATAGTTTTGAAATTATGAAAGAAGAAGTGTTTGGACCTGTATTACCAATTGCTACTTTTACTTCATTGGATGAAGCGATTGAATTGGCAAATGACTGTCAATATGGACTAACTTCGGCTATCTTTACAAATAACGTGAATTACATGATGCGCGCTAGTAATGAATTAGAATTCGGAGAAACATATGTTAATAGAGAAAGTTTCGAAGCAATACAAGGATTCCATGCTGGTTGGAAAAAATCAGGAATTGGAGGAGCAGACGGTAAGCATGGGTTAGAAGAATTTCTACAAACACATGTTGTCTACATTCAATACAAATAA
- the rhaB gene encoding rhamnulokinase, whose product MQQQCNLAVDIGASSGRVIAGYLRNGKLQLEEVHRFDNKLIELNNYFCWDIDRIYHEILTGIKSAVDKGYQPISLGIDTWAVDFVLLDENDKRLTDAVSYRDPRTDGMMEEVFSQISKERLYLETGIQFQKFNTIYQLQALKNSNPELIEKSTSFLMIPDYLNFLLTGKKVNEYTNATTTQLVNAFTKKWDIDLIEKLGFNSNMFMDIQPPESVIGNLRPELQEELGVDFNIILPATHDTGSAVVAVPELEDTLYISSGTWSLIGVENHFPICITKALDYNFTNEGGADYRFRFLKNIMGLWMIQEVKRNFNDEYDFADFAAMAKEESFSSIVDVDDNRFLKPENMIKEIKAYCEESNQAIPQSPSEVAKCVFNSLAVSYQQAISQIEEIYEIEFPTIHIIGGGSKNEMLNQLIADTTGKIVIAGLSEATAIGNLIVQMMATDQIDDIEQARQLIRASFDLNTYTKVTMEG is encoded by the coding sequence ATGCAACAACAATGCAACTTAGCGGTAGATATAGGAGCTTCCAGTGGGAGAGTTATCGCTGGGTACTTACGAAATGGAAAATTGCAATTAGAGGAAGTTCATCGTTTTGATAATAAATTAATCGAATTGAACAACTATTTTTGTTGGGATATCGATCGGATTTATCATGAAATATTAACGGGTATTAAATCTGCGGTTGATAAAGGGTACCAGCCTATAAGTCTAGGAATTGATACGTGGGCTGTTGATTTTGTTTTGTTAGATGAAAATGATAAACGATTAACAGATGCAGTTTCTTATCGAGACCCACGGACAGATGGAATGATGGAGGAAGTCTTCTCTCAAATAAGTAAAGAACGTCTCTATTTAGAAACAGGAATTCAGTTTCAAAAATTTAACACGATTTATCAATTACAAGCATTAAAGAATAGCAACCCTGAGTTGATAGAGAAATCAACAAGTTTTCTAATGATACCAGATTATTTAAATTTTTTACTTACAGGGAAAAAGGTTAACGAATATACCAATGCAACAACCACTCAATTAGTCAATGCATTCACAAAAAAATGGGATATCGATTTAATTGAAAAGTTAGGTTTTAATTCGAACATGTTTATGGATATCCAACCTCCAGAGTCAGTAATTGGTAATCTTCGCCCAGAACTTCAAGAAGAATTAGGTGTTGATTTTAACATTATCTTACCTGCGACACATGATACTGGTTCAGCTGTTGTAGCTGTCCCTGAACTAGAAGATACGCTTTATATTAGCTCAGGGACTTGGTCTTTGATCGGGGTGGAAAATCATTTTCCCATCTGTATAACAAAAGCACTAGATTATAATTTTACGAATGAAGGCGGAGCAGATTATCGGTTTCGTTTTTTGAAAAACATCATGGGGTTATGGATGATTCAAGAAGTGAAGAGAAATTTTAATGATGAATATGACTTTGCCGACTTTGCTGCTATGGCGAAAGAAGAGTCATTTAGTTCTATTGTTGATGTTGATGATAATCGATTCTTAAAACCTGAAAATATGATTAAAGAAATAAAAGCATATTGTGAGGAATCCAACCAAGCTATACCTCAATCGCCAAGTGAAGTGGCTAAATGTGTATTTAATAGTTTAGCAGTTAGTTATCAACAGGCAATCTCTCAAATTGAAGAAATTTATGAAATTGAATTTCCGACCATTCATATTATTGGTGGAGGTTCAAAGAATGAAATGTTAAATCAATTAATTGCAGATACAACAGGAAAAATAGTAATCGCTGGTTTATCTGAAGCTACAGCTATTGGAAACTTAATTGTTCAAATGATGGCAACTGATCAAATAGATGATATTGAGCAAGCTAGACAATTAATTAGAGCATCATTTGATTTAAATACCTATACGAAAGTAACAATGGAGGGGTAA
- a CDS encoding DeoR/GlpR family DNA-binding transcription regulator has product MLVAERHHKIVELVNEKKSIRVSDMSKLFAVTEETIRRDLEKLEKENKLARSHGGAVSLHPNDSLEIPYSQREIMNVREKQKIAMEAIKHVFEGDKIILDASTTAWYMAKALPDLPLTVMTNSIKVAMELSNKHQINVISTGGTLLSKSLSYAGPLAEASFDSYHLDKAFISCKGLHLERGISESDEQQSRIKKKMIDSADSIYLMIDYSKFGKTAFSKIDQIEVAHHLVTDSKADQTLIQLLKEKGIRVTVTEVQHDK; this is encoded by the coding sequence ATGCTTGTAGCAGAAAGACATCACAAAATAGTTGAATTAGTGAATGAGAAGAAGAGCATTCGAGTTTCTGATATGAGTAAATTATTTGCTGTTACAGAAGAAACGATTCGAAGAGATTTAGAAAAGTTAGAGAAAGAAAATAAGTTAGCTCGTAGCCATGGTGGTGCAGTTAGCTTACATCCAAATGATTCTTTAGAAATCCCTTATTCACAAAGAGAAATTATGAATGTACGTGAAAAACAAAAAATTGCGATGGAAGCCATTAAACATGTTTTTGAAGGGGATAAAATCATTTTAGATGCAAGTACAACTGCCTGGTATATGGCAAAAGCATTACCTGACTTACCTTTAACCGTCATGACTAACTCCATTAAAGTTGCAATGGAACTGAGTAACAAACACCAAATTAATGTCATTTCAACTGGTGGAACACTGCTTTCTAAATCACTCTCTTACGCTGGACCTTTAGCAGAAGCTTCGTTTGATAGTTATCATCTTGATAAAGCATTTATTTCTTGTAAAGGTCTGCATCTAGAAAGAGGAATAAGTGAGTCAGATGAGCAACAATCTCGCATTAAAAAGAAAATGATTGATAGTGCTGATTCTATTTATTTAATGATAGATTATAGTAAATTTGGCAAAACTGCTTTTTCAAAAATTGATCAAATTGAAGTCGCACATCATTTGGTTACAGACAGCAAGGCAGATCAAACATTGATTCAGTTGCTAAAAGAAAAAGGAATCCGTGTAACGGTAACGGAAGTACAGCATGATAAATAA
- the rhaD gene encoding rhamnulose-1-phosphate aldolase gives MTQEITQQDVLEAPFMKEMMNTTYDMWKLGWDELNGGNISYLLKEEEVKSYLDLNQVKRTISLDFPVKELANQYFLVTGSGKFFRKIIENPEECLAVIRVTSGGESVELLWGLSDGGRPTSELASHFMSHIIRLKHDPDHRVIMHTHATNLIAMTFTHELDEVPFTRTLWQMCTECLVVFPEGVGILPWMVPGTSEIGKATAEKMNEFRLAIWPHHGIFGAGETIDQVFGLIETVEKAAKVYNLVNAHPDGAKQVITDQQLIDLAEAFHVNPPKKYFP, from the coding sequence ATGACACAAGAAATTACACAACAAGATGTATTAGAAGCACCGTTTATGAAAGAAATGATGAATACAACATATGATATGTGGAAACTTGGATGGGATGAACTAAATGGAGGTAACATTAGTTATCTATTAAAGGAAGAAGAAGTAAAAAGTTATCTTGATTTGAACCAAGTAAAACGAACTATTTCATTAGATTTTCCAGTGAAAGAATTGGCAAACCAATATTTTCTTGTGACTGGATCGGGTAAATTCTTCAGAAAAATTATAGAGAATCCAGAAGAATGTTTAGCAGTAATACGCGTAACTAGTGGTGGAGAATCTGTGGAGCTGTTATGGGGATTAAGTGATGGAGGAAGACCGACAAGTGAATTAGCATCTCACTTTATGAGTCATATCATTCGATTAAAACATGATCCGGATCACCGAGTGATTATGCACACACATGCAACAAACTTAATTGCAATGACATTTACTCATGAATTAGATGAAGTTCCATTTACTCGTACATTATGGCAAATGTGTACGGAATGCTTAGTGGTATTTCCTGAAGGAGTAGGGATACTTCCTTGGATGGTTCCTGGAACTTCTGAAATTGGAAAGGCTACTGCTGAAAAAATGAATGAATTTCGTTTAGCAATTTGGCCACATCATGGAATTTTTGGTGCGGGAGAAACAATTGATCAGGTGTTTGGATTAATAGAAACGGTGGAGAAAGCTGCAAAAGTCTATAATCTTGTAAACGCACATCCAGATGGTGCTAAACAAGTAATTACTGATCAGCAACTGATCGATTTAGCAGAAGCTTTCCATGTAAATCCTCCTAAAAAATACTTTCCTTAA